The Vibrio diazotrophicus DNA window CATTTCTGACTCAGCGCTATCAAAAGGCTGGAAATTTTCTTACCGAATACTTTGTTGGCAGCCGAAGCATGGGAGGATTTGTTCTCGCCATGACCCTTGCTGCAACCTATGCCAGTGCTAGCAGCTTTATTGGGGGGCCTGGAGCTGCGTATAAAATGGGGCTTGGTTGGGTTTTGCTGGCAATGATTCAATTGCCCGCCACTTGGCTTACTTTAGGCGTACTCGGAAAGAAATTCGCAATAGAAGCAAGACGCCACAACGCACTCACAATAAATGACATGCTTTATGCACGATATAAGAGCCGAAAAGTAGTGATTTTCTCTTCACTAGCACTGCTTCTGGCCTTCTTCGGGACTATGGTGGTGCAATTTGTTGGCGGTGCCAGACTTCTACAAACCGTTTTAGGGATTAGCTATCAGAATGGGCTGCTGATATTTGCATGTACAGTCGGAATATACACCACTATCGGTGGTTTCCGAGCCGTGGTTATGACTGACACCATTCAAGGGGTAATGATGGTTATTGGTACTGTCATTCTTCTGGCTGGCGTCATTCACGCCGGAGGAAGTCTCGAAAGTCTGATCACACAGCTTCACACTATCGATCCTGCACTGGTCTCTCCATATGGGCCAAATCATTTCCTTAGCCAACCATTTATTTTGAGCTTTTGGATTCTCGTCTGTTTTGGTGTTATCGGGCTGCCTCAAGCCGCCGTGCGATGCATGTCTTACAAAGACAGTGCTTCATTACACAAAGGTATGGTGATTAGCACAATCATGATTGCACTATTGATGTTTGGAACCCATCTGACCGGTGCTTTGGGACGAGCATTAGTGCCGGAGGTCGCCAGTCCTGACCAAATTATGCCAACGCTTATGATGACCGTTCTTCCACCGATGCTTGCTGGTGTTTTCCTTGCTGGTCCTATGGCAGCCATTATGTCGACCATTGATTCACAGTTGATACAGGCTTCTTCAACGCTGCTTAAGGATCTCTATATCAACTACATCAATCCTCAAATCGTTAAAGAAAATAATGCTGACCACAAGCTAAGTCGAATTTCCTTGTGGACTACAGGCATCTTCGCCAGCTTAGTCTTTGTCGCAGCAACGAATCCGCCTGACATGATTATCTGGCTAAATCTGGTTGCTCTTGGTGGTTTACAAGCCGTTTTCTTATGGCCTTTGGTATTCGGACTATATTGGTCGAAAGCATCTGCATTCGGCGCGTTATCTTCGATGGTCATTGGGCTTGGGGTTTACATTAGTTTAATTTTGGCCAAGCCTGATATAGCGGGCATTCACCCCATAGTCCCTACGATGATCACGGGACTGTGTGCATTTGTCATTGGCAGTTTTGTTAAACCTCGAAAAGACGTAAAACAGTCGTCAATGCCAATCAATGAACAGAGCTAATTTGTTTTAAAGAATGGCTGTTTTAATGAATGTGAGAGATGGGAAAATTAAAACGGCAAAGCACGCAATAAAGCGCAGTTCTATGAATTTGTTGGGATGGTTAATCTGATAGTAGAGATTTGGAGCGCGTAGCGAGAATCGAACTCGCAGCTTTAGCTTGGAAGGCTAAGGTATTACCATTATACGATACGCGCGCATCGAAAGGACGCTGCTACTATGCCACAGAGTAGAAAAAATGAAACCGTTTTTTTATAAAAACTCGTTCATTTGCATATTAAGTAAGCAATTGAAGTTAAAGCGGTTAGATTTGCATCTACATGCATTTTTTTAAAGTGCTTTAAGCGTAAAAAAGCCTCCCATTAGGAGGCTTAAATTAGATACTTGTAAGTTTAGATTTTTGAAGTCTGAACATAGTTAACCAGTTCTTCATTAGAAACGGTTGTAATATATTCATCGTTCAAGTAAAACGCTACGCTGTCTTCCCCTTTCTCACCACGTAAAAGTTTGTGAGAACCATCTAGATAAGAAATATCCATTTGCATGGTGTTTTCATCAATCTGTTGCATTGTTGCTGACTTAACGTCGCCATTGTATGAAAGTGGAACTTCTGTCATTGACGAATCTAGCTTGTCATTCACTTTCAAAATAGCATCTGCTGGTGTATCAACAACAGCTGGAGACTTACCAGAAAGTGGGTTAGTACCTGTCCAGAATTCTACTGCGTTGAAAATAAACAAATCAGCAAAAGAAGCGATAGCATAAACAGGCGAAAGTAGTAAGAACATACCTTCACGACCGTAACGGTTATCCACGATTTCTAAGTTGAATTTGCCAACCAAACCTGTGGTTGCCATTTGACCCATACAGCCAGTTAAAGAACTCACGCCTAATGCTGTTACCACTGCTATTTTAATTGCTTTACTTTTCATCAAGATCACCACTGAGTTGGATAAAAATTAAGTGTAATCAATCAATTGCTTATTAGGAAATGTCCGAGGGGAATATTGACAAAAACCTTACATAACTCAATGAATTTATTTTATATTTTCATTTTTGAGACTGCGCGTTTTATCTGTCCAGCATGAAGAATTCATAACCTGAATACTTGAAGACCTCCAACACTCTACGAAATAATCATATGTGGTCTACAATTGTGGTGAGAAACGATCTCGTGTCATTCACCGTCAATTAGGAGGTGCTAAATGAACATTCGTGAAAGCATTGATGCACTTGAGCAACAAATTTATATCGCTTGCTCAGAAGGAGACTACGAAACGGTCAATATGCTTGAAGCGCAGTTAGAAAAATTGCGAGGAAAAGCCGAACATCCTTTCGATGAAGACCCTTACGCCTTGGAAGGCAGAGCTTTCCTCGATGATGACGACTGGAGTTAAAAAATGGGGAGCCTATGCTCCCCATTGTCAAACTTAGCTTTAGAAAAACTTGATAGCTCCCCTACCGCCTATTTTTTCTTCTTTCTCAGGCTCAACTTCTACTGGCCTTGGCTTTGATTTCGCATTTGAATCAGACTTCTTATTCGCCTTGCTGGCAGCCTTGTTATTGGCCTTAGCTGGTACAGCTTTTTTCTTTTCCTGCTTCTTATTCTTTGCTTTATCAGCTTGTGGCTTTGTCGGTTTTGCTTTTACTTCTTCAACCACATCTTCTGTTACAGGGGCATCACAAATCACCAAGTAAAACTCTTGGTTGAATTCGATTAGATCACCATCGTACAATTTTCTGCGCTTGCGAAGTTCAACTTCACCATTAACAGCGACATAACCTTCCGTAATCGCGTACTTTGCTTCACCACCGCCACTGACCACGTCAGCAATTTTTAGAACCTTATAAAGTTCAATGGGTTGATTATCGACTTCTACGCCAATAGCCTCTATCTCGATTTCTTCTTCATCATGGAAATCGGACTCAAATTCGTTCATTTCACATACCCATAAAATTTTTCTGCAGTTTAGCGTTTTACGCTTTGTTTATAAACCGAAACTCATTTATAAAACTAAACTAAAAGTAAGCGTATAAAAAAGGACGAAGATTGATGCGCAAAGTTTGGGTAGCCATGTTAAGCGGATTGACATACATGCCTTGGTGTTATGGGGAAACAATCTCTGTTGAAATACTGACCGATGAGTCCTATCCACCTTATACCTATGCTGAAGATGGTGAAGCCGTTGGTATTTACCCTGATATCGTTCACGCCATAGATGAGAAACTGGTAGATTTCGATATCTCTATTCGCCCTGTGCCCTGGAAACGAGGACTGAAGCTTATTGAATCAGGGCGTAGCTTCGCTTTAATGCCTCCTTATTTTCACCCAGAAAGTCGTAGCTTCATTTCCCCCTATTCTCACCCCATGCTCGATGAAGATGTGGTGATTTTTTGCAACAATGACGTTATTAAGCAAAGCAGCCGAAAAATCTGGCCTGAAGACTTTTATGGTCTAACGATTGGCATAAACTCAGGATTCAATATTGGTGGTCCTGAATTCTGGCAAGCATCAGACAATGGCAAACTCTCTATCTCAGAAGCAAAAGGAAATCAGCTCAATATTATTAAACTTAGAAGCCGCCGAATTGATTGCTATGTAAATGACTATATTTCTATTCTTTGGGAGACAAAACGCTTACTTGAAGAAGAAGTATTGGAAAAACCTCTGACCTTTAGCCTTGCCATGCATATTAATACCGAATCGGGATATATGGCTTATACCAATGTCCATGAAGAGAGATATCCATATAAAGAGAAATTTGTCAGAGAGTTTGATGCTGCACTTATTGAGCTTCAAAACTCAGGAGAGATAGCGAAGATTGTTCAATATTACACCGGAGAATAATTCCACCTACAAAACTCTCACTTTCCTACTTGGAAACTTCCCTTTTCCACACCTTCTGTAAGAAAAACCCTATAGTAGTTCCAAGAGTTAGAACTTAACGAATTAACCGAGGGTACACAACATGACAACGAATACAAAAACTGCACTGATTATCGACAGTTTCCCAATGGTACAACAAGCAATGCAACAGATGCTTCTTACAAACAATGGCTTCGATAAAGTACTGTTAGCCAGCGATGCTTTTACTGCAGCGTCAGCATTAAGACAACATGATATTAGCTTAATTATTCTGGATATTCAGTTGGTGGGGTTTGATGGACTAGATTTCCTACGCCGCATGAGAGCAAAACAATTTGCAGGTAAAATATTGTTTGCCTCAAGCAATGAACACAGCATGTATTCCAATGCGGCTAAAAAAATGGGTGCTAACGGCTACGTTCTAAAAACGGAAAGTACAGAGATTATCCAAGATGCTATTTCTAGTGTTCTACGTGGCTACAACGTCTTCAAACACAACAGTGACAACGAGTTTTCTGCGTTATCAAAGCGTGAAACGATTGTATATAACTACCTTGTAAAAGGTTTCACCAACAAACGTATTTCTGAATTGCTATCAATCAGTACAAAGACGGTAAGTACCTACAAAAGCCGCATTTTGAACAAATGTAATGTCGATTCAATCATAGAGCTCGTACAGTTGAAAGAATCTGCTTAAGGGACAGAAAATTGTTCAATTTTCTTTTTAACAATATCTGAAAGCAACATGTGCAAGGGATTGCTTCTGTTACTCGCCTTCATCACAGCCACCAGCGAATAATTATCTATCTTTTGGTATACCTCCGGAAGAACACGGAAACAGAATCTATCATCCGTTACATCAAACAACTGACTCATCGAAAAACCGCCAATTTCATCAATTGCGTCCAGCATACAAATTAAGTTATCAACATAGGCATACACGTTAAGGTCATGCCCGGCCAATGCTGTAATCTCTTGCAGAAGAATTTTGATGTCATGTCGACCACGCGCCGCCATTCCGACAAAAGGTAAGTCTAATACTTCTTCATCGCTCAAATCAACCATTCGAGAAGGCAGAATAACACCATGTCTTAACGTTTTTATGCGTCCCTGATACATCGATTTGTTTAATGTAGGGTTAAAGTAATTAACACCCAAATCAACATTGCCATTGGCTATGTCTTGAGTGGTATGGTTGTCATAAGTCAGTAAGGATATGGATGCTAAAGGGAATGTTGCTTTCAACTCCATCAACAACTGTGCGCCAAACTGGATGTGCATCACTGGAATGATAGCAATAGTAATTTCACCGTCATAATTGGCACAATCTATGGCGTTTTTTGCAAGTGCCGACTGAATGGTGTTAATTCCGTCGATGATACTTGGAACCACTTCTTCAGTAAAAGCAGTAGGTTCAAGACCTTGACTGTCTCGAACAAAGAGAGGATCGTCGAGCTGCTCACGCAGTTTGGATAAATGCTTACTCACCGCACTTTCCGTTACCCCAAGAGAGCGGCCAACCAACTTTAAGTTTCTGTGTTTGTACAATAAAACAAATGTTTGCAGTAAGTTGTAATCTAAATTATTTGGCATAACGAATCCGATTCTCTACCACATATTTGCAAAACAGCGACTAAATGCTTGTTTTGCTAATTCAATTTTCTTTTAGCCACCAATCTATCACTGTTAAAGAGGATTAGCGAATCCAACAAAGAACAGGATTACGCTTGTTTATCTTTATACAAATTTTCGTCAGCACGACGAATAGCAGACTCTACAGGTTCATTCTCCATCATTTCAACAACGCCTACGGAGACACCAACGCTTAGTGCATAAGGAGAGAAGGTCGTTTCGCCTACACACTCTTTTAGACGCTCTGCCAGTCTTGTTGCATTGTCTTGTTTACAACCGGGGAGTACTGCAAGAAACTCATCGCCACCAGAACGAATTAAGTAGTCCGTATCGCGGAATACTTCTTTCATCGCATTAGCAATTTGCTTGATCGCTTCATCGCCAACATGGTGTCCGTAGGTATCATTAATTGCTTTGAGCTTATTACCATCAATAGCAAGAATGCTAGCACTCTTTTCCTTGATGGCATTTTTGAAGTCTTCATTCTCAAGAACATTTCGGTTCAGGAGACCCGTCATCTGATCTTGCACAATATTACTCTGCGCCTCACTGAGTTCAATTTTGTTTAGATGCAGTTCTTTAAAACGGAATAAAATAAACCCACTGA harbors:
- the panF gene encoding sodium/pantothenate symporter, with the translated sequence MNSQLIIPLFIYLIAVFALAFLTQRYQKAGNFLTEYFVGSRSMGGFVLAMTLAATYASASSFIGGPGAAYKMGLGWVLLAMIQLPATWLTLGVLGKKFAIEARRHNALTINDMLYARYKSRKVVIFSSLALLLAFFGTMVVQFVGGARLLQTVLGISYQNGLLIFACTVGIYTTIGGFRAVVMTDTIQGVMMVIGTVILLAGVIHAGGSLESLITQLHTIDPALVSPYGPNHFLSQPFILSFWILVCFGVIGLPQAAVRCMSYKDSASLHKGMVISTIMIALLMFGTHLTGALGRALVPEVASPDQIMPTLMMTVLPPMLAGVFLAGPMAAIMSTIDSQLIQASSTLLKDLYINYINPQIVKENNADHKLSRISLWTTGIFASLVFVAATNPPDMIIWLNLVALGGLQAVFLWPLVFGLYWSKASAFGALSSMVIGLGVYISLILAKPDIAGIHPIVPTMITGLCAFVIGSFVKPRKDVKQSSMPINEQS
- a CDS encoding DUF3332 domain-containing protein — protein: MKSKAIKIAVVTALGVSSLTGCMGQMATTGLVGKFNLEIVDNRYGREGMFLLLSPVYAIASFADLFIFNAVEFWTGTNPLSGKSPAVVDTPADAILKVNDKLDSSMTEVPLSYNGDVKSATMQQIDENTMQMDISYLDGSHKLLRGEKGEDSVAFYLNDEYITTVSNEELVNYVQTSKI
- a CDS encoding RNA-binding S4 domain-containing protein, translated to MNEFESDFHDEEEIEIEAIGVEVDNQPIELYKVLKIADVVSGGGEAKYAITEGYVAVNGEVELRKRRKLYDGDLIEFNQEFYLVICDAPVTEDVVEEVKAKPTKPQADKAKNKKQEKKKAVPAKANNKAASKANKKSDSNAKSKPRPVEVEPEKEEKIGGRGAIKFF
- a CDS encoding substrate-binding periplasmic protein, yielding MRKVWVAMLSGLTYMPWCYGETISVEILTDESYPPYTYAEDGEAVGIYPDIVHAIDEKLVDFDISIRPVPWKRGLKLIESGRSFALMPPYFHPESRSFISPYSHPMLDEDVVIFCNNDVIKQSSRKIWPEDFYGLTIGINSGFNIGGPEFWQASDNGKLSISEAKGNQLNIIKLRSRRIDCYVNDYISILWETKRLLEEEVLEKPLTFSLAMHINTESGYMAYTNVHEERYPYKEKFVREFDAALIELQNSGEIAKIVQYYTGE
- a CDS encoding response regulator transcription factor, which codes for MTTNTKTALIIDSFPMVQQAMQQMLLTNNGFDKVLLASDAFTAASALRQHDISLIILDIQLVGFDGLDFLRRMRAKQFAGKILFASSNEHSMYSNAAKKMGANGYVLKTESTEIIQDAISSVLRGYNVFKHNSDNEFSALSKRETIVYNYLVKGFTNKRISELLSISTKTVSTYKSRILNKCNVDSIIELVQLKESA
- a CDS encoding LysR family transcriptional regulator: MPNNLDYNLLQTFVLLYKHRNLKLVGRSLGVTESAVSKHLSKLREQLDDPLFVRDSQGLEPTAFTEEVVPSIIDGINTIQSALAKNAIDCANYDGEITIAIIPVMHIQFGAQLLMELKATFPLASISLLTYDNHTTQDIANGNVDLGVNYFNPTLNKSMYQGRIKTLRHGVILPSRMVDLSDEEVLDLPFVGMAARGRHDIKILLQEITALAGHDLNVYAYVDNLICMLDAIDEIGGFSMSQLFDVTDDRFCFRVLPEVYQKIDNYSLVAVMKASNRSNPLHMLLSDIVKKKIEQFSVP